The Pseudophryne corroboree isolate aPseCor3 chromosome 10, aPseCor3.hap2, whole genome shotgun sequence DNA segment GCTCTTATCCCAAGGTCTTAATTACACTTTATATTGTCTTTTCACAGGttactgaggtgaagcaggaaggcacatcaacaagatgtattaacattttGTCTGCCCCTCCGGCGAtgtccccctgagcacacagcgcgtcagctcagtgctgatACGCGTTCTCTccctgcccggccggctcctgtGCGCATGCGCGGAAactcgctactcacgcgagatctcCTGTGCACACCGGAGCCGgccacagctctgtccctgctgtggtctatgggcatcgccacctacaGCAGTAgaaattgacagctgcaggtgtcggaacggtcagtgatgctgactgttcatacattgcctgcacatatcggcctgctatctgtgtcttacatgggggagaagcggcagATACTGCTTCTTCCCCATATCGGacggtaatacatttaccccattgtgtgctaTATTTCTCCTATCAATTCTATGCATACCTCTGTGAGACACGTATACACTTTCACATCACAAACccaggttattttggcgatgtgaaaggtgcATTACTTACAATTGGCACTACTTGTGTTTAAGGCCTCCGTTAGTGTTGATACAGTGCAGGGCAGGACACCTGTTTGTTTATctattactagctgaagtacccggcgttgcctgggtTTACATTTTCAAGTActcaagttatcaatgagttggatgtaactgtcaacatttgaaAAAGTAATtatcagcttagcagctcttccaacacacccatgaggtggctgcctaatgtcgttttttttttacttggggtgtcgccagtagccctaatccccagctctcaTAGTGCATCCTCAGCCGAGGATGCGACAAGCAGGTGGTGGTAGGTAGAAGTAGCAGGTGGCGCGCCTCCAGGGAGGTAGCCTGGAGCAGATGGCAGAGCTGTGCCTCTCGGGAGATTTAGTAGTAGACGTCGAGGCAGGCAGCGAGTAGGTCGTAATACTCTGGTGATACAGGATCTACTTCCATTGGCACATTATGATATGTTTCACCCCATTTAGGGCAAACAAATTGAATGTTATCAAAAATGCTTTGGTCCGTTAAAGCAATTGGCTCTTTGAATGCTTCACTGTCGGGCGCAGGAATTTGATGTTTTTTACCTGTATACATGGAGGTCTTGTCTGGTTTTACTGGGGATGTTGCTTTTCCAGTTTCTATCATCTTCCAGTTAATTGAAGAGAAGAAGCTGTGTTTTCGCACATTGCCCTTTACCCCGAGCCGGCGGGACTGGTTCTTGCAAAGGAGTTTGGATATAAAGTCCCCTGTTACATCATCAGTAAGCCACAAATTTGGTGGTTCTTGTGTGAGGATATTCTTCATTATCTCTGCATGATTCTCTCCCGGAAAAGGGTACTCTCGTAAAGCGAGTAAATGTATCATAACACCAAATGCGAACCAGTCTACAGCTGCACTGTATGACTTTTGAGTTAGAATTTCTGGAGCCATATAGGCAGGTGTTCCACCAAGAACTGTGGCATTGGTTTTTCCACGTGTATTCAGGAGGGAAAGACCAAAGTCTGTGATCTTTACATGCCCATCTGTGGTCAGCAAAACATTACCCAATTTTAGGTCTCTGTGTATTATTCCTCTGGAATGCATGAACTGCAAGCCACAGACCAGTTCTGCCGCTATAAACGTTATTGTGGTTGGCTCCAGAAAATTCTCATCATAAAAATGGAATAGGTCCCCTCCGTCAGCAAGTTCCATTACACAGTATAGATAGTTCTCTGTGTGGAAGGCCGCATTTCCATGGATTAGGAAACTGCTTTCATTTGCCAACTGAAGGACTCGACTCTCAACCAAAATGTCCTCATGTTTTATTAATGGCCTCTTTTTTAGGGCTTGTAGTAATGCTCTCTTCTTTAAGATCTTAACTGCCACTCTTTCATTACGAATAGCATCTGTTGCGAGCATcactttgccaaaacctccctttccaAGTAGCGAGTGGAAAGTAAATGTTTCAACTGTTAAGGGGGCAGTGGCTTTGCTGTTGTGGCTGGTGGGCATAGTGCCACTCTCTTGTGCAATTTGCTTACCCGGTCGGATGTCTGGATGGTTGCATCCTTCCGCTGGATCTTGAGCAATGTTCATGTTTCTCCTGTGCCAAAATCTGGGAAATCTGCTACATAAATGTAGGAACTGATCTTTCTTCTTTTTCAGAAATCCCGAAAATCGGACCCAGCCTTTTTGTATACGTTCAGCCAATGCATTTTTCCTCACCTTTCTCTTAGCTGCCTGCTTTTTTGCTCTTTTGCTCTGTTTCCTGCTCTTCTTTACCTGCTTGCCTTTGTATCTACGTATTTTCTGTTTAGCTTTCTTTCTCCTAGTAGTTCCCATGTTATGTCCAAAGACAAGAATAGGGATGAGAGAAAAAACAAACCAGCAATCACAAGATGTGTCTGCTGTGTGAAgttcaggggcatcagcagctgtaTAAGTAGCTGCGGAATGTCAGCAGTGTCTGTGATGTCATCAGTGtctatgatgtcacaatagtgcagCTGAGCTTAGTCCTAAAGGTCACCTACATTATGGCAGTTGATGTATATGAAAGTTTCACGCTGTACAAATTCTAAACTGTTTAAGATATAGAGAAAGCAGGGTTGAggaaaaatagtttaaaaaaaggtGTATTTTTTTTcagaccgtttttttgttttgtttaaaccatgtttttttaattgatgtaataaaaaaaattattgaatCATGTGTTAGAAcctttgatcaaccatgttttaatacgTTCTAACAttaatgttattaggctttgatgttatttattttacatctttcaataaaacaaaTTTTTTTGCCGCTTATTATttctactagctgttctacccgttcttcacacgtaaatttctgattttcacggttgtacttaTAAATTATTGTTACAAATTTgggaaatctatagagatgtaaatttaagacgtcttaatgtaagtaaatattactcCATGTTTCTTAGCGTAGCAGATACAGTGAAAACAGGACAGAACCATTTGTGTAGTTtactaaattctacacactggaggtgtaatccaaactttgatccaattgtccattagggcgttattgttcatgcaacgcaagtcgtgcattggtaatgatgtcattatgaaaacccccttttcatccccttaggagaggtttattaaaattctaattacataggttcctatttcccacctgaagaatacctatgttactttTCAGCTTCctgacatatcaggaagtaagagttaGTGACCAGTCAgtgagtgagatagatagatagatttagttCAGTATCTATCCAGAAGGTAGCACTAAATGAGGAAATAAATGAAACCTCTGAACTTAATTTCCTCCAGTTGTGACCAGCATGAGTCAGTGGTCCTAGTCCAGAGCCCAAATCAAACGCTGAACCTAATAAATGCCTTATGATTGAAACCAGGGAagccagggcatgctgtgatgtctGGGAAAACTGGCCATTCTGCAGCTGTCAGTCATCCCCTGTTGGTGGAGCCCATCACATCTTTTTAGTCTAAATCTCGCAAATTCTCCAAGAAAatctacagttataattccaccttatgtTTAACTGACTACGGGCTCAGTggagacctgcggtcgccacgggttctgttcccactctatgggtgtcccacGATTGGGAATAattcctgttggtcagcatgccgaccgtctggattgtgagggtgcgggatgtctcctgaccgctggttacATAACGACATCCGTTATGCAGAGTTCAGCGTAAAGTCCATTTTGTGGACCTTGCATATTCTCACACTGTGCATTGCTACGGATCTGAGTGTATGCAGGAACGGACGGACTCTTTATTGTTGGTACTGTTACCACTTCAAGTCACATACCTGTCTGATAGGTGACCACTCATATTATAATATAACCTTTATTTATTAAATAAAAGCCAGCTAAATATAAGTGCATGTAAAAAATAAAGTAGTATACAAATGTATGTGATTATAAAAGGCTAGACCATTGTTACACTGTGTTATTTTCAAATTCCTTTCTGTTGTGTGTACAGAAtaaatgtttctcttacgtcctagaggatgctggggtccacattagtaccatggggtatagacgggtccaccaggagccattggcaatttaagagtttgagagagtgggctggctcctccgtctatgcccctcccaccagactcagtttag contains these protein-coding regions:
- the LOC134965219 gene encoding protein kinase C delta type-like is translated as MGTTRRKKAKQKIRRYKGKQVKKSRKQSKRAKKQAAKRKVRKNALAERIQKGWVRFSGFLKKKKDQFLHLCSRFPRFWHRRNMNIAQDPAEGCNHPDIRPGKQIAQESGTMPTSHNSKATAPLTVETFTFHSLLGKGGFGKVMLATDAIRNERVAVKILKKRALLQALKKRPLIKHEDILVESRVLQLANESSFLIHGNAAFHTENYLYCVMELADGGDLFHFYDENFLEPTTITFIAAELVCGLQFMHSRGIIHRDLKLGNVLLTTDGHVKITDFGLSLLNTRGKTNATVLGGTPAYMAPEILTQKSYSAAVDWFAFGVMIHLLALREYPFPGENHAEIMKNILTQEPPNLWLTDDVTGDFISKLLCKNQSRRLGVKGNVRKHSFFSSINWKMIETGKATSPVKPDKTSMYTGKKHQIPAPDSEAFKEPIALTDQSIFDNIQFVCPKWGETYHNVPMEVDPVSPEYYDLLAACLDVYY